In Uranotaenia lowii strain MFRU-FL chromosome 2, ASM2978415v1, whole genome shotgun sequence, one genomic interval encodes:
- the LOC129744209 gene encoding LOW QUALITY PROTEIN: dentin sialophosphoprotein-like (The sequence of the model RefSeq protein was modified relative to this genomic sequence to represent the inferred CDS: deleted 5 bases in 4 codons), which translates to KDSKDSKDSKDSKDSKDSKDSKDSKDSKDSKDSDSKDSKDSKDSKDSKDSKDSKDSKDSKDSKDSKDSKDSKDSKDSKDSKDSKDSKDSKDSKDSKDSKDSKDSKDSKDSKDSKDSKDSKDSKDSNDSKDSKNSKNSKDSKDSKDSKDSKDSKDSKDSKDSKDSKDSKDSKDSKDSKDSKDSKDSKDSKDSKDSKDSKDSKDSKDSKDSKDQNSKDSKDSKDSKDSKDSKDSKDSKDSKDSKDSKDSKDSKDSKDSKDSKDSKDSKDSKDSKDSKDSKDSKDSKDSKDSKDSKDSKDSKDSKDSKDSKDSKDSKDSKGSKDSKDLKDSKDSKDSKDSKDSKDSKDSKDSKDSKDSKDSKDSKDSKDSKDSKDSKDSKDSKDSKDSKDSKDSKGSKDSKDLKDSKDSKDSKDSKDSKDSKDSKDSKDSKDLKDSKDSKDSKDSKDSKDSKDSKDSKDSKDSKDSKDSKDSKDSKDSKDSKDSKDSNDSKDSKNSKNSKDSKDSKDSKDSKDSKDSKDSKDSKDSKDSKDSKDSKDSKDSKDSKDSKDSKDSKDSKDSKDSKDQNSKDSKDSKDSKDSKDSKDSKDSKDSKDSKDSKDSKDSKDSKDSKDSKDSKDSKDSKDSKDSKDSKDSKDSKDSKDSKDSKDSKDSKDQNSKDSKDSKDSKDSKDSKDSKDSKDSKDSKDSKDSKDSKDSKDSKDSKDSKDSKDSKDSK; encoded by the exons aaagactcaaaagactcaaaagactcaaaagactcaaaagactcaaaagactcaaaagactcaaaagactcaaaagactcaaaagactcaaaagactca gactcaaaagactcaaaagactcaaaagactcaaaagactcaaaagactcaaaagactcaaaagactcaaaagactcaaaggactcaaaagactcaaaagactcaaaagactcaaaagactcaaaagactcaaaagactcaaaagactcaaaagactcaaaagactcaaaagactcaaaagactcaaaagactcaaaagactcaaaagactcaaaagactcaaaagactcaaaagactcaaaagactcaaaagactcaaaagactcaaaagactcaaacgactcaaaagactcaaaaaactcaaaaaactcaaaagactcaaaagactcaaaagactcaaaagactcaaaagactcaaaagactcaaaagactcaaaagactcaaaagactcaaaagactcaaaagactcaaaagactcaaaagactcaaaagactcaaaagactcaaaagactcaaaagactcaaaagactcaaaagactcaaaagactcaaaagactcaaaagactcaaaagactcaaaagactcaaaagac caaaactcaaaagactcaaaagactcaaaagactcaaaagactcaaaagactcaaaagactcaaaagactcaaaagactcaaaagactcaaaagactcaaaagactcaaaagactcaaaagactcaaaagactcaaaagactcaaaagactcaaaagactcaaaagactcaaaagactcaaaagactcaaaagactcaaaagactcaaaagactcaaaagactcaaaagactcaaaagactcaaaagactcaaaagactcaaaagactcaaaagactcaaaagactcaaaagactcaaaagactcaaaagactcaaaaggctcaaaagactcaaaagacttaaaagactcaaaagactcaaaagactcaaaagactcaaaagactcaaaagactcaaaagactcaaaagactcaaaagactcaaaagactcaaaagactcaaaagactcaaaagactcaaaagactcaaaagactcaaaagactcaaaagactcaaaagactcaaaagactcaaaagactcaaaagactcaaaagactcaaaaggctcaaaagactcaaaagacttaaaagactcaaaagactcaaaagactcaaaagactcaaaagactcaaaagactcaaaagactcaaaagactcaaaagactcaaaagacttaaaagactcaaaagactcaaaagactcaaaagactcaaaagactcaaaagactcaaaagactcaaaagactcaaaagactcaaaagactcaaaagactcaaaagactcaaaagactcaaaagactcaaaagactcaaaagactcaaaagactcaaaagactcaaacgactcaaaagactcaaaaaactcaaaaaactcaaaagactcaaaagactcaaaagactcaaaagactcaaaagactcaaaagactcaaaagactcaaaagactcaaaagactcaaaagactcaaaagactcaaaagactcaaaagactcaaaagactcaaaagactcaaaagactcaaaagactcaaaagactcaaaagactcaaaagactcaaaagactcaaaagac caaaactcaaaagactcaaaagactcaaaagactcaaaagactcaaaagactcaaaagactcaaaagactcaaaagactcaaaagactcaaaagactcaaaagactcaaaagactcaaaagactcaaaagactcaaaagactcaaaagactcaaaagactcaaaagactcaaaagactcaaaagactcaaaagactcaaaagactcaaaagactcaaaagactcaaaagactcaaaagactcaaaagactcaaaagactcaaaagac caaaactcaaaagactcaaaagactcaaaagactcaaaagactcaaaagactcaaaagactcaaaagactcaaaagactcaaaagactcaaaagactcaaaagactcaaaagactcaaaagactcaaaagactcaaaagactcaaaagactcaaaagactcaaaagactcaaaagactcaaaa